CTCCTCTCTCCAGAGGCACGCTGTAGGACTGCCTCCTCCCAATGCCAAATTCTGCAGGCAGCAAACGTGGTGTACCTTTCTGTCCTCAGGAGTACCTTCCACACCTGGATTTGATCTTACTGCAGGACCAGGATCTGTCCCTCTATAACTTCGCTCCTGACATTACAGCACAGCATTTACACAGTattccccctctcctctgctcctgggaGGCACACCCCACCACTGCAAACCACCCCTGCCATTCCCTCTCCTTCTGGCAGGGTCAGCAACATTCAGCACCACTGGAAACGCAAGGTGACACCAGAGCACAGCGCAACTTGCCCTCAGCCACTCCAGCAAGCCAGGGCCACTCATGCTGAAAAGGACACAGCTCAGAACATGCAGAGACCAAAATATTGCAGTAGCACGAAATATAAGTTGTGTAAGCTTCAGTACTACTGTGCTCAAAGCCATTATATCACTTGGCACTGCATATATTTACATCATTATTAAACATAATCTGTTCACCGGTGTGAACAGACTGTTGGCCTTCACACTTGATCTCTAGGCGGCACTGTTCATAATACCAAACTTTTCAAAACTGGTGTTTCAAAGTGCCATCTGCTGGTACTTGAATTATTTACACAGAGTTAGTTCAAAGTAATGACTACTGAAAGTGACTGCAGACTTCTCATGGAGTTAGCTGTACCTCAACCCCAAAGACCCATAGCACTTTTTTTCGCTATTCTCATAGTTTATTGCAACTACATCCCAAAACACTTAATAGATAAATACAAGAGCCTGGCAGGCAGACACCAGGAGCACTGAAGGAAAACCTCTAGCAAAGACTCTTAGGAAAAGCTGTTGCTACACTGATAGGATCTGGCAACCATTTATACTTGAACTTGTGTAAGGTTGTCTACTTTCAAGCTCTGCAAGAGCTACCCTTATGCTGTCTTGTAGTGAAAAATGACACTTTGTGCACTGtcagctctgcctcctctttcatttctaaaacaatACGGAAGCAAAAATTCACACTTGTAAACACCCGACTGAAAGCTTAAggacttttttaaaatgctggcCATTACAACTAatgaacagcaagaaaaagacTGACCCATATCGCCATGTCAGCTGCAAACAGAGAGAAATCTCTTCTTCAGCTCACCAATTTCTAGTTACGCAGAAGCAACAGCAGGTTATCTTGACAGAGCGTGGAAGCTGGCAATCTAACTTTAAGATGGACCAGTCATCAGCACTTCATAGAGTTCAGCTGGAGCGCAGTGctcttcttttaaaactgtcttaATCCCAAATGCTATATTTAGTTTCATGATCAGAGTACAGGAAACCTGTCCTTCTGCAAAACTGGAGCCTGGTGCCTTTTTGATCCATTTCTTACGGCTTAGCAAGCAGTTactacactttaaaaaaaaatgttaggtctattttaaatttacttaaATGCCTTTTAATGTGGCAAAAGTTAAGTAGTGCACCAATACTTAAGAAGTACCAGTCACAACAGCTCAGTAAAACctccatttaaaattttatcttaCAAAAGACAAAAGCCTGTCGTCTACATTTTAGCAGAAAGATGACTCCTTGGGTCACAATTACTTAGAACCTGGAGGCACAACTTCAGTAACAGTGACTGTAGACCAGCCACTGCCCTTTGGGTTTAAGGGAACTTCCTCAGCAAAGACATGGCATCTGAGGAGCGCTAAACGGTTCTATTTACCCAAACCTCAAAGATGATTCTTAAAATTACTTACAAATGACACCAACAGTTACCCAGAACATCCGTTGAACTATGGCAAGTGCTACTACAGAGGGAAGCAACAGGAGCCCCAGGACCAGGaagctgcatttcaaaaaggAGTTCCTGCTGGCATCCACAGGGCAAGGAGTCCTGAAATGGTTTGTGCAGGTGTGCAGACATGCACACAGAGGCATGCTCTTTCCCTCAGCTGTCAGGAACCGTTTCAGACCCGTTTAAGCTTTCTGCACCTGTTCTTCAAGAGGAATGGATCCACATTAACCTACGATGATCCCATCTACCTTTCTAGTTTTGCTTCCCTCCGTCACCCCCAATTCTTTCCTCTCCACCTTTAAGTTTCcaatttttcctcctgtcttcgTTTTCTTCCCCAGTTCTTCCTGCAGGACACACACAGGAATGGCACCATATTAAGAAAATGCACTTGCTGTGAATGACTAGGTTACCTGTCTAACTTGAATCTACCAGATCAAAAATCAAGTTCTAGCAGTCACAAACCCTATGGCTAATCCAGACCAGCAACAGCCACTACCCAGATTTGCAAATGTAAGATGGCAATGTGGAAACCACCACCACACTTGTGCTTCAGTCCGAGAACCGCCCGTTTACATCTAGCTTCCTGACACTGACCCATGTTTGTAAGACACCAACCACTTAGAGACAGCACAAATGTAGTCAATGggaatttattctttcagtaaGTCATAGCCAGCTCTTATGCGACCAGGGCAGAAGCTGTCGATGATTCactaaaaagagagagaaagagagaaagagggggagagagagagaaatattaatTGCAGGGACAATTATTACATACCAGTTGCCAAAAACCATTACTTCAGTTCAAAGCTTTAACTACCAGTCCTGAGCTTAATCACAACTCTTAAAATTCTATATAGGATAAAAACAGACTTCAcccttccttttaaaatacgAATAGACAACAGAactaaacagtattttcaaaaaccTGGCTAGCTGCACTTCagccttttcagaaagaaaagtttacCTAAAACTTCTATAGGAATTCTGCAATGTTGGCTACTTTTTCCTAGAGAAATGACAAACACAAATGACTATCAATTGTTGCCACAGCTACTGAGCCATTTCTCAACAGATTTTCAGACTAACACGAACTGTAAAAGTATCTCAGTAAGAACAGAGTGCACTTTGTGTAAAGTGTTAGAAAAATTGTCTAGTACACAGTGGCTTCACTCGTTGAGACAATTCTCCTTTTCCAAGTGTTGTAGCAGTTGTTTTACCCAGCAATGAGTTCCATGAATTTATCAGttaataaacatgaaaatatctGTTCCTTGCAAGCTGGTTTACCTGTATGTCTGATCACAAATGCACTCTCGATCCTTTCAACAAAGGACCCAGCATATTGCTTACTAGACCTAGAAGACTGCAGTGAAAACAATAACCTAAAATAGAGGACTTACTACTTCCAGTTGGGCGGCAGTACTCTCTTTGTTTTGTAGTAGCGAGCCAGACGATGGATTCTGCTTTCAATCAGAATCAGGCGGAACTTGGCATCTTTAtcctataaaataaaattgcattacAACCAGGCTCTACTTTGACTTCCAGGCAACGTACATTTCAGATGAGCTCTAGTAAAGTCAAATATCCAAAGCTACTGCTACAAAATCCATACTCCCACCGTCTAAGTCCGATGCATATGGTAAATTCATAAACCCCTCCTTAACATGatactgaaaaatcagaaaatgtgagTTGATAGTGATACAAAACAAGGCATAGGACAGCAGAGGGGCTCTCCCCAGGTGCCTAGGATTGTTTGCATAAAGTTTTAGAATCTATTCTAAGACGTTGTAAGGGAACTACTgtattatttgaaaaaacaagTGGAGTTCCTATTTTGATTAGCACTaacctttctgtttctctcaagATGCTTGCGAACAGCAACAGCTTTCTTGATCAAGTGATAAAGATCCTCTGGAAGGTCTGGGGCCAGTCCCTTTGATTTAAGGATTCTCAAAATTTTGTTGCCAGTAACAAAGCGAACCTGGGCAACACCGTGAGAATCCCTCAGGATCACACctgaaacaaacatttacatactgcactgaagagaaaaacctTACACAAACAAATGTTATTACTTTAAAGTCCATTTCGCCAGACATCCAAAAAAAGTTCTCTCTAAATATTGGTTAAACCTTTCTGGTAGAAACCACGAACAGCAGTAGACAGTAAGTGAGCAAAATACTATTCACAGAAGCTGAAATGCTATCAGAGAGCACGTTAGAGGCAACTGACCCACCCATCACATACAGGCAGGTAATACAGTAAGCGCTACAATACTGCACGTAGATCTTCAGCAGAACTTGTTAAAGCTAGGTATACAAACACCCTTTGCTCTGGGGGTAACAAAGATTCCAGGGACTACTTCGGAGTTAAACCTCTGGAGGCCAGTAAGCGTGTTCTATTAGAACGTTCTGCTCAGGAGCTCTAAGCTAAAAGTTAACAGTAAAGTCAAGATAGGAACTGGTAAACTGGAGAAACTAAGCTTCCCGATAGCACACACTAGTATTCTTAAAGAGAGgttctaaaattaaaaagacacCTCACAATTTCTGACTGAAAAAATACCTGCTTCATCAAATATACTTCTTGAAAGAAAGAGACACACTGCATACTTCCAGTGGTATCCACATAGTGAATGCATACACACCAcagaaaacctgttttcttaatatatttaacACAAGTTGAGGTAATTATTACATTTTCACAGTCAGAAAGATGTGTTTTGCCTACATTCCGGTGTTATTCATGAACCTTACCAATTTGTGAGGGAGTCAGGCCTTTTTTTGCAAGCTTGTAGATCTGCTCCTTCACGTCATCAGAAGTAAGTTTCAGCCACTGACGAAAATTacgaaaaaaacaaacaactgatGAACACTGATTAGTACAAAGGCACAGACTAACTATGAAAGCCTATGATATGTGATGAAAATAGCTGTTTTGTAATGTTTGAGAAAACAGTTGAGAAGTTATACTTTTAATGATACAGAAACTTACTTAGGTTCTGTGAATCCATAGTGCTAGTCAAAATGGTGGAGAAAGACAGAGGTGAATGAAGAAAGACTGTTTAAAATACCCCATGCAGCCTCCAAACAGCTGTTTTATCATTAGCTGCCAGATTTatcacatgaaaacaaatttatagAGAAAATCACTGCCACTGGGAAGGAACTCTTTAACTGGGCCTTTGACAGAAAGGCAACGCTGAGAACCATTTAGCCATCCATTCCCTGCTACACTACCTACAGAGATTAGTGGAAGTCAGACTCGAAGTACAcaaattaattgaaaatgaaagaacttgATCTTTATCCAGATAGAACTGTgtcttttctattattttatgcattaaaTTGTGCTAATGGAGTCACTGCTCTGTGGTTATTAGAGGAAAAACACCAACAAGCTGGGTAATCCCAACTCCTTCCACAAGCTACAACAGCTCCCAAGAgtttttctccccaccccccaccccctccttTTTTTACACTGTCAagttataaaaatagaaatggttAAAGACTTATTTGGAAATGCTCTGTTGAttacaattcagaaaacaaataaaacccacagGGTTCTTCACAAGCATAGCATTTGAGCATCCCAATCGTTATCCAAATGCTTTAAGCAATGTTAGTATACTTCACATAgctttacaatattttattttcagttatattCCTGTGCTTTAGCTTCACGGTTCTGATGAACTATTTTTCACAGTATGGTTTTCTATACACACCACAAACTGATCTTTCTGTCAGCAAACAGATCCCCCAAACCAGTCTTGGAAAACAAGGTGAGTTAAGCAGCTGCTGGTTTAGTGCATTGGTACGCCttaattttaagtgaaaacCCCTCGAACAAACAGAAGGCACGCTGGAATTCCTCAAGCTTGTACTACGAGCGACAGATCGGCGTTGCACAAGCAGGCTCCTTACCGTGGGCACGCTGCGGCGGTAGGGCAGCGCTGACTGGGACAGGCCCTTCCTGCGGGAGGAAGCACAGCACACTCTCAGGGCCGGCCGACAGCACCGGGTGCTCCCCAGGGGGCCGCAGCCGGGCCCGCCCCGTTCCCTCCCGTCCCCCCGTCCCTCCTCATCCCCCCTCGCCGCCCCGCAgcgcgcccccggcccggcccggccccgcacccGGGAGCGTGCATGCGACCCATGATGGCGGCGGCGGAAAAGAAGGGAGCGGAGCGAGGGGACGGCGCTTCCCGCCCGCCTGCCGCCGGAAGCCGCCTCAGCGCCCGGCCGCCGGCCAAtcggcggcggcgcggccgcgAGCAGCGCTCCGCCCGCTGAGGGGCCCCCTGAGGGCAGCTGAGGTGCGGTGTGTCAGGGCGAGGGCGCCACACGTTTCTCAGCAGAGACCACACAACTATTAAAACcgttttaaaattatttcagtttattcgTATTTTGTGCTGTAAGACACTGTGCTTCAATAGCGAACTGCGAAAAAGGCAGTACATATTGCTTTCGTTTTATTTCACAACGGAACGTTTCACAAAAACAGTAGTCTACTTTCCTGTGTTTAAGTGACTTGTGATTCTAGTGATGGAATGGAGTAAGTCTCAAAAGCATCAAGTGAGCAGGAAATATATCTAGTCAGTTACACAGAATACTATTTACAGGCTATGTACTAAATGAAGAATATGCAGAAGATACTTAATAAAACTGGGATTTGGGAGTTGTTAGTGTCCATTAGCATCAACCCAGTTTCTAACATTCAAGATATTCTTAGCTTTTTAATTGCAATAATTCCTAAGAGATTGGACCATGACTATTTTAGGCACCAAGAGATTCAAGTTTACTTCTTGCTTCTGTACTGAAGGGAGATTGGTCAGTAGCAGGGGAATAAAATCAGATTCTGAACAAGCTTTTTAGTGTGGGGTAGGCAGAGGACGTTCCTGTATTTTCATTCATCGTTGTAAATTTTACTTCTAGTCATACTCAGCGCTGAGAGTCTGTCACCCTTTCTCAAACACGCTTCAACATTTACCATTAAAGTGTGCAACTTAACTCTATCGCTTTGTCTAGACAGAACATAATCACCCTAAACACCGAGTAAGGTAAGAACACTATACCTGTAGTGCAGAAACTACCTAATTAAGTAACCAGTGGTATTAACAGGAGACAGTAAGTCGTATTTGTACTCCACTATCACAGTATATTTCAAATCTAGTGCTGCttgaaatttttatattttttttagtggaatTCTTACCAGGAATGAGAATCACTGTTGCtgtcaaatggaaaaagaaaaaagtgcaacCAAATTCCTCGCTCAAAAAGTTCTGTTAATGCCACTTATTTCTGGCCTGCAAATATCCAGCAGTTGTGCTTTTTACCTAGAGGCCATCATTTACACGGATGTACAGGTAAGTAACATAGGTGCAAGTGCCACTTCGATTTAGTGTCCAAATCTGTTATACATTTGATCACTGCTGTATTTAAGTTCTAGAAATTTTGCAATGTTGTAAAACACTGATAACCTGGATGCATTTCCTATGGCATCACATTCAGACAGTCTTCACTGGCTTTGGAGATCATGGGTAGAAGATGGGGTACAAAATTTTAGGTTGCACTAATTATGGAGATCAGTATAAGCGATTTTATCTGTAATTAACACATCTCAGGAAAAGACTTCTACTAGAATCTGCAAGTTATCAAATATGAGAACGTTACCCCTCTTTAAGGAGCAGAAAGTTAACGtgtatacatatttaaataccAGGAATGAGGTAAAAGAGAAGCATTTGAATTATAAGGCACCATTATTTACAACTTCCATTATTGGCACTCGCTCCAATAAATCTTTGAGAAGCATGCATctggaaataaatgcaatgCTAAAGAATTTTTCCAGCCCTTCAACCTTAATTTCTACAGGCGTGTGTGAAGCCACAGAAATTTTACCCGTCACTGCTTCTGTGATGTTTAGTTAATAGCATGAGTGTAATCCTAAAAGTACATAGTTTCTTTGATATCCTCCAGCATTATGCCATGAATGACATAAGAcggattacaaaaaaaattataaagcaAAAATGCATTATATCCCCAAGCCTAATGATTAAGTTATGGTTTAACCAGCCAGCATGGTCAAACTGTTCATCTTACTGTTGTGGATGgtttaaaaacaccttcctttaCCTGCAGCTCTTAAGAAAGACTTGTAATAATGCTTTGATAACATTGCATAAAAATAATCCAGCAATGGATTTCTAGAAATCCTTCAAATTAGGCTTCACGAAGGTTGGTCCAACATGTCTGTTGAAATGCAgagtttcttattttaagaTGTACAAGTTATTTTCAAGTAGGAAGATGCACAAAGCACAAGTGAATACATCTGTTCCGTTCTTACTCAGGTGTTGGAAAAAGTTCATAGATAGGGTACAGCAGTTAGTCGATACCAGTTAACAGTCTCCTTGCTCAAGTTGAAGTCCTTTAGAGAGAGTGTAATTCCACCCAGGAAGAAGTTCTCTCGTAATGATTCCGCACTGAGCACACTTAACTGAAGTTCTCTCTGTTTCAGAGTCTCCATGCTATATCCACTGTACACAAGCTAGAAGGTAAGAAGTAATAATATTTTGGTTATCCAAATGAAATTACACGGATTACTCCCTTTTTCTGACTGCCTAGCCACTGATACTTTAACTGCACATTATGACCATGCAGTACGTCTGTTTCTCAGAGACTAGGCTGAAGCACatgcatattttgttttgtgctctTAAGTGTTTAAGAGGACCAGTGTTTTCAGATGCAAGTACTTTTTACACGCCAAGAGTtctgaattaattattttcctcatcCTGAATCAATGAATCGGGGGTGGGAAACAATGTTCAATTTTAAGATTCCTTTACTTCTCTCCATCACTCCTCAAAGTCAGAGtcagaaatttaatttgtaaCAGTACGTTTACctactctgatttttttattttattttttaaacagggcAAAGTTTTGAAACAAGTTCCTTTTAAATTCATATatctttacagatttttttagacattattttaattactgcttaGAATAAAAGACTGTAACTACAGGGAGATGTTACATAATTTTTAACTTGCCATTTCATTGAAAGTTGGATTTCTCGTCTTCCGGGAGATTTTGGTTTTGCGTTTGGATGTTTTGTGCGTGTCTGGCAATAAGTATGTTTTCACATATGGATTTGGATCTGCACCATCTTCTGTAACCTACAATCCAAAACCAAGTCAAGTTAGAAAACTAAGTAGTCCATGCCcatttgattattttcaaattgctAGTCTTAGCCATCAACCTAACCAAAACCAGCAGCTGATTTAGGTTAGCAGTTGGAGAATTTGTAGGAAGAGATACACTTCCATCATCTCTACATCAATCCAATTCAAGAAGGTAATTGACAAAATAGAAACAGTTTTTGGCAGGGAGCTCATCTCCTCTTACTTACCAGATCTTTAATGTGCATCACCATGATAAACAGAGTGCTGTTTCTATATGATATGGATAGCTTCACTTCTCCTCCCACTTTGCCTGAGGTAGGACTTGATGGACTTgcatctgagaaaaaatatataattatttcctttgtaaTATTTGTATATCATCATCAGTACTACACTAATTAtttacaggcaaaaaaaaaaaaaggacatttttaaaaagatttttgcatTCTCTTGTAAGAACCAACCTGGAAGTTTAGAGTAAGaacttaaataatttattcaagtCACAAGCAAACCTAAGTGATGACACATACTGTTGCAATTTTTGGtatgctttttcatttcctagAAACTGTACGCAAGCACATCTGTAAAGAAGGAATGCTATACAAAATCTCAAAGAGGGAAAACtacagttaattttaaaagattcctTATAAACCACATGAAAACGGTGTCATACTACAGTCACCCAATTTATAAATATCACACCTCCTGCCCTGAAAATAGCACCTACCTGTAGACCTGGCTATTCCGTCTATTCCTTCCACTTTGTCATCACGAAGCAGTGGATGGAAAAACGTATAGACAAGATCACACTAGATTTGGAAGAAATGTTACATATTAGATTAAATGGTAATGAGcattaaaatttgaaaacctTCATTGGATTTGCTCAAGTTACTTGAACTCACTTCTGACACCTCTGAAGAACTGTTCATCAGACTCTGTATGTAGCTGTTGAGCTCGACTTTTCTTTTAGCAGCTACATCTTTTATGTGTGTTCTTCCCAGAACCATCTTGTTAGGAAAGCTGTAAGGGGAGAACAATATAAAGGTTTTAGTTAATTTCCTTGAAGTTAGTACAGTAAAAATGTCATTGCAATTTCCATACTGAAGCATTAACATCCCTTTTTACAGTGAGTGGAGGCATGGCATGCTAATAGgtaatgatgttttaaaaaggtaaagaaacatttatagGTAACTGTTACAAATGATACATCACAAACTAAAGATACTGTGTTGGTCCTCTGGCTCTCCTCCATAAAACTTCAAGATGACAATTTTCTCCCTTAATTGCCATCTCTGAGGTCTACTTAGCTTGAAACGGAGGCAAAACTGCTGAGAGACGATCTTTAACTCCACCCAGTTGGAATCATTTTTTGCTGCATTATATTATTAGCAGTGCATTATATTTTGCTCATTATAACAGTGATGAGTGAGTGAGGAACATACCCTGGTAACTtccaaagaggaaagagaatgCCAAGTTTGTTGTGGAGCTCCTGGAACTCATCAAATGTTCGGAAAACAAACGTTGGCTCAGCTTGCCCTTCTCTCAAAACTCTCACTACATATATCtgtcaaaaatacagaaaaaagagaCAGTAGTAGTAATGTTATAGAACTGACTTTGTGTGACCGTATTTTAACAATTAACTCCCCCTACTATGGTCATCTTTCTCCTGCACACATTTCCCAGTAACACtgtttgaattttaaagttAGAATTATTAATAGCCCTACTATAATGCAAAGTAACATTACATGATTTTCCCATAATGTAGGTCCGCATCTGACAGTGGGATAAAAGTAGTTAAAGCTAAGCTGTCAGCATTCTCCCTTTTAAGCCTCATTCTAAGTTCACAGTGTATAGCAGGTGAACAAACTTTTAATAGATCAGTGCAAGACTTTATCTAGCCACATACCTGCGCAGCCAGTACTACTGTGAAAATTTACAGGTGCAGACTATGGAGGAACGTAATGGCTTCTTCCTCCCCAGTCTAATTCTCTAAGATTCTAATGGATTCAACTTTTTAAATGTGCTGGACAGATGCAGGTGTACTGCATTATATAACAggaacttcaaaaaaaatactggGGATACATCCCTAGGACGCTGTTATTCATGTCATTataaaagggaaatggaagatgaaaaacTGCACGGAAAATTAAGTTCAGTGGACTCAATTTATGGGCAAAGAAGttagagggtttttttgtttgtttgtttgttttttacagaagcAGATTACATCACCTTAGCAatttcctggaaaataaaaggctgCCTTGGCTTAGATCAGGAGTActcaaatacatttataatatGGTGATTCACTGCAAAGC
This Cygnus atratus isolate AKBS03 ecotype Queensland, Australia chromosome 5, CAtr_DNAZoo_HiC_assembly, whole genome shotgun sequence DNA region includes the following protein-coding sequences:
- the RPS13 gene encoding 40S ribosomal protein S13, whose product is MGRMHAPGKGLSQSALPYRRSVPTWLKLTSDDVKEQIYKLAKKGLTPSQIGVILRDSHGVAQVRFVTGNKILRILKSKGLAPDLPEDLYHLIKKAVAVRKHLERNRKDKDAKFRLILIESRIHRLARYYKTKRVLPPNWKYESSTASALVA